In a genomic window of Piliocolobus tephrosceles isolate RC106 chromosome 1, ASM277652v3, whole genome shotgun sequence:
- the CCDC163 gene encoding transmembrane protein CCDC163, producing MSRSLSWCEQLDVLLNTTDGNVARIKGLSELIDLCNCFFCSSGCILLGSPPQNSTAVTPTVLWKESEIMQKELKLLQYQLRPPYMFSNLSCLWPLPSPCLFLHLVLNSVFWTVTVAGNFYGSQIPRGAPFLYWSPAAFSSMPRVLSKRAYSFGASRCS from the exons ATGAGTAGGAGCCTCAGCTGGTGTGAGCAGCTGGATGTGCTTCTCAACACTACTGATGGAAATGTGGCCCGGATTAAG GGACTCTCAGAGCTCATTGACCTGTGCAACTGTTTCTTTTGTAGCAGTGGCTGTATCCTCTTGGGGTCTCCACCTCAG AATAGCACTGCTGTCACTCCTACAGTGCTGTGGAAGGAGTCAGAGATTATGCAGAAGGAATTGAAGTTGCTGCAGTACCAGCTGA GACCTCCATACATGTTCTCCAATCTAAGCTGCCTCTGGCCACTACCTTCACCatgtctgtttcttcatctagtTTTGAATTCAGTCTTCTGGACAGTAACAGTAGCTGGGAACTTTTATGGAAGCCAG aTCCCCAGAGGAGCACCCTTTCTATACTGGAGCCCAGCAGCTTTCAGCTCCATGCCCAGAGTCTTAAGCAAGAGGGCCTATTCCTTTGGGGCCTCAagatgctcctga